In Microbacterium laevaniformans, a single window of DNA contains:
- a CDS encoding anthranilate synthase family protein, giving the protein MTPSPSPLESVLRAERPFALIARDAGTVELLVGEVVDVPLLSDIPLTDATGTPREVLALVPYRQVVERGFACHDDGAPLRCLVVDEHVTVERAALLSTLPSETIPLADAGFDVSDDEYATIVRRVIADEIGRGEGANFVIRRDFTASVDTDAVTAGLTWFRALLEHERGAYWTFLVSTPGHLAVGASPEAHVSARRDGATIAGTSVVTMNPISGTFRHPVGGATAETLTAFLSSTKETEELFMVVDEELKMMSAVCSDGGRITGPHLKEMSRLTHTEYMLRGTSTMDPRDILRETMFAPTVTGSPMQNACTVIQRHEREPRGYYSGVAALFTPTADGRHDLDAPILIRTAYLVDGTLRVPVGATLVRHSDPEGEVGETHGKAAGVLGAIGAVARDAAPDTLLDEDAPASTAPRLADDPSIAALLAARNERLAPFWLNPQQTAAAGPHVGRTAVVVDAEDRFTTMLAHQLRHLGFATSIVPWSRAAAEADALAAADIVVAGPGPGDPRDDGSARIRAMRDAVAARLDGGRPLLAVCLSHQILADRLGLDLAPLATPHQGLQKTVDVFGEPSSIGFYNTFTARVNPGTARLGRTEISADGASGDVYALRGPGYASVQGHLESILSRDGLDTLERLVSWALD; this is encoded by the coding sequence ATGACCCCGAGCCCCTCCCCGCTGGAGTCCGTGCTGCGCGCGGAACGTCCGTTCGCCCTGATCGCCCGGGATGCCGGCACCGTCGAGCTCCTCGTCGGCGAGGTGGTCGACGTCCCCCTGCTGTCCGACATCCCGCTGACGGATGCGACGGGCACCCCGCGAGAGGTGCTGGCGCTCGTGCCCTATCGGCAGGTCGTCGAGCGGGGCTTCGCGTGCCACGACGACGGCGCGCCGCTGCGCTGTCTCGTGGTCGACGAGCACGTGACAGTCGAGCGCGCCGCGCTGCTGTCGACGCTGCCGTCCGAGACCATTCCGCTGGCCGACGCCGGATTCGACGTCAGCGATGACGAGTATGCGACGATCGTCCGCCGCGTCATCGCCGACGAGATCGGCCGCGGCGAAGGCGCGAACTTCGTCATCCGCCGTGACTTCACGGCATCCGTCGACACCGACGCGGTCACCGCGGGACTCACCTGGTTCCGCGCCCTGCTGGAGCACGAACGCGGCGCCTACTGGACCTTCCTCGTGTCCACGCCCGGTCATCTCGCGGTCGGCGCGAGCCCGGAGGCCCACGTCAGCGCGCGGCGCGACGGCGCGACGATCGCGGGCACCAGCGTCGTCACGATGAACCCGATCTCGGGCACCTTCCGCCACCCCGTCGGAGGAGCCACGGCCGAGACGCTCACCGCGTTCCTGTCGTCGACGAAGGAGACCGAGGAGCTCTTCATGGTCGTCGACGAGGAGCTCAAGATGATGAGCGCCGTCTGCAGCGACGGCGGACGCATCACCGGCCCGCATCTCAAGGAGATGTCGCGGTTGACGCACACCGAGTACATGCTGCGTGGCACGAGCACGATGGACCCGCGGGACATCCTGCGCGAGACGATGTTCGCACCGACGGTCACCGGATCGCCCATGCAGAACGCGTGCACCGTCATCCAGCGGCACGAACGCGAGCCCCGCGGCTACTACTCCGGCGTCGCGGCACTGTTCACCCCCACCGCCGACGGTCGCCACGACCTGGATGCGCCCATCCTCATCCGCACCGCCTACCTGGTCGACGGCACCCTGCGCGTTCCCGTGGGCGCCACGCTCGTGCGCCACTCCGACCCCGAGGGCGAAGTCGGAGAGACCCACGGCAAAGCGGCCGGCGTGCTCGGGGCCATCGGCGCCGTGGCACGCGATGCGGCCCCCGACACGCTCCTCGACGAGGACGCCCCGGCATCGACCGCGCCCCGCCTGGCCGACGATCCGTCGATCGCCGCGCTGCTCGCGGCGCGCAACGAGCGGCTCGCCCCCTTCTGGCTGAACCCGCAGCAGACCGCTGCCGCGGGTCCCCACGTCGGCCGAACGGCGGTGGTGGTGGATGCCGAGGACCGTTTCACCACGATGCTCGCCCACCAGCTGCGTCACCTCGGCTTCGCCACCTCGATCGTGCCCTGGAGCCGTGCCGCGGCGGAAGCCGACGCTCTCGCGGCGGCCGACATCGTCGTCGCGGGACCCGGGCCGGGCGATCCGCGGGACGACGGCAGCGCACGCATCCGCGCCATGCGCGACGCCGTCGCCGCCCGCCTCGACGGCGGTAGGCCCCTCCTGGCGGTCTGTCTGAGCCACCAGATCCTCGCCGACCGGCTCGGCCTGGACCTCGCTCCCCTGGCGACGCCCCATCAGGGCCTGCAGAAGACCGTGGACGTCTTCGGAGAACCATCGTCGATCGGGTTCTACAACACGTTCACGGCCCGCGTGAACCCGGGAACGGCCCGCCTCGGGCGCACGGAGATCTCGGCGGATGGGGCCTCCGGTGACGTCTACGCCCTGCGCGGACCGGGCTACGCCTCGGTGCAGGGGCACCTGGAGTCGATCCTCTCGCGCGACGGCCTCGACACGCTCGAACGACTGGTGTCCTGGGCTCTCGACTGA
- the ispG gene encoding flavodoxin-dependent (E)-4-hydroxy-3-methylbut-2-enyl-diphosphate synthase, whose protein sequence is MPRVPDVLAPRRKSRQIKVGKVLVGGDAPVSVQSMTTTPTTNINATLQQIAELTASGCEIVRVAVPSQDDADVLHIIAKKSQIPVIADIHFQPKYVFQAIDAGCGAVRVNPGNIRKFDDQVGAIAKAAKDAGVSLRIGVNAGSLDKRLLEKYGKATPEALVESAVWEASLFEEHDFHDFKISVKHNDPVVMVKAYRMLAERGDWPLHLGVTEAGPAFQGTIKSATAFGILLGEGIGDTIRVSLSAPPAEEVKVGHQILQSLNLRERKLEIVSCPSCGRAQVDVYTLANDVTEGLKDMTVPLRVAVMGCVVNGPGEAREADLGVASGNGKGQIFVKGEVIKTVPEAEIVATLIEEANRIADEMGPDAPIGTAQVVTA, encoded by the coding sequence ATGCCGCGCGTGCCGGACGTCCTCGCCCCCCGCCGCAAGAGCCGTCAGATCAAGGTCGGGAAGGTGCTCGTCGGTGGCGACGCCCCCGTGAGCGTGCAGTCGATGACCACGACGCCGACGACGAACATCAACGCGACCCTCCAGCAGATCGCCGAGCTGACGGCATCCGGCTGCGAGATCGTGCGCGTGGCCGTGCCCAGCCAGGACGACGCCGATGTGCTGCACATCATCGCGAAGAAGAGTCAGATCCCCGTCATCGCGGACATCCACTTCCAGCCTAAGTACGTCTTCCAGGCGATCGACGCCGGGTGCGGCGCGGTGCGGGTGAACCCGGGCAACATCCGCAAGTTCGACGACCAGGTCGGCGCCATCGCGAAGGCGGCGAAGGATGCCGGTGTGTCGCTGCGCATCGGGGTGAACGCCGGCTCGCTCGACAAGCGGCTGCTCGAGAAGTACGGCAAGGCGACCCCGGAGGCGCTCGTGGAGAGTGCGGTCTGGGAGGCGTCGCTGTTCGAAGAGCATGACTTCCACGACTTCAAGATCTCGGTGAAGCACAACGACCCGGTCGTGATGGTGAAGGCGTACCGCATGCTCGCCGAGCGGGGCGACTGGCCCCTGCACCTCGGTGTGACCGAGGCAGGTCCTGCGTTCCAGGGCACGATCAAGAGCGCCACCGCCTTCGGCATCCTTCTGGGCGAGGGCATCGGTGACACGATCCGCGTCTCGCTGTCGGCGCCGCCGGCGGAAGAGGTCAAGGTCGGCCACCAGATCCTGCAGTCGCTGAACCTCCGCGAGCGCAAGCTCGAGATCGTGTCGTGCCCGTCGTGCGGCCGTGCGCAGGTGGACGTGTACACGCTCGCCAACGACGTCACCGAGGGTCTCAAGGACATGACGGTGCCCCTGCGCGTCGCTGTGATGGGATGCGTCGTCAACGGACCGGGTGAGGCGCGGGAAGCCGATCTGGGCGTCGCCTCGGGCAACGGCAAGGGCCAGATCTTCGTCAAGGGCGAGGTGATCAAGACCGTTCCCGAGGCCGAGATCGTCGCCACTCTGATCGAAGAAGCCAACCGCATCGCCGACGAGATGGGCCCCGACGCCCCGATCGGCACGGCGCAGGTCGTCACCGCCTGA
- a CDS encoding trans-sulfuration enzyme family protein, with protein sequence MDHLDTLAVHAGRADFASLGVHTPPLDLSSTYPLPDVERGGDSYEALATGGTPIPGGSHVYARLWNPTVSRFEEALATLEAAEASVAFASGMAALTAAIVSHTVSIGHPHVVAVRPLYGGSDHLLATGLLGTDVTFCGPDEVGASLRPETGLVIVETPANPTLELVDIAAVVAQANDVPVLVDNTFATPVLQQPLAHGATMSLHSATKYLGGHGDVVGGVIACGSECAAALRRVRAITGGILHPLAAYLLHRGLPTLPLRMRAQQETAAKIARRLLEHDAIAEVFYPGLHGDPTGLLARQQHGTGAMVSLRLRGGYDAAARVAASTRLFTHAVSLGGVDSLIQHPAALTHRPVAPEARPDADILRLSIGLEHVDDLFDDLRQALALTRDGKSTATTVH encoded by the coding sequence ATGGACCATCTCGACACGCTCGCCGTGCACGCCGGGCGCGCGGACTTCGCCTCCCTCGGCGTGCACACCCCGCCGCTCGATCTGTCGTCGACCTACCCGTTGCCCGACGTCGAGCGCGGCGGGGACTCGTACGAGGCGCTCGCGACCGGCGGAACGCCGATCCCCGGGGGCAGCCACGTGTACGCCCGCCTGTGGAACCCGACGGTGTCCCGCTTCGAGGAGGCCCTGGCCACGCTCGAAGCGGCAGAGGCCTCCGTGGCGTTCGCCTCCGGAATGGCGGCGCTGACGGCGGCGATCGTCTCGCACACGGTCTCGATCGGGCATCCGCACGTCGTGGCGGTCCGACCGCTCTACGGCGGCAGCGATCACCTGCTCGCGACCGGACTGCTGGGCACGGACGTGACCTTCTGCGGTCCGGACGAGGTCGGCGCATCACTGCGCCCGGAGACCGGACTGGTCATCGTGGAGACGCCGGCGAACCCGACACTCGAACTCGTCGACATCGCCGCCGTCGTCGCGCAGGCGAACGACGTTCCGGTCCTCGTCGACAACACGTTCGCCACGCCGGTCCTCCAGCAACCGCTCGCCCACGGCGCGACGATGTCGCTGCACAGCGCGACGAAATACCTCGGCGGCCACGGCGACGTCGTCGGAGGCGTCATCGCATGCGGCTCCGAATGCGCCGCCGCACTCCGACGCGTACGAGCGATCACCGGCGGCATCCTCCACCCCCTCGCGGCGTATCTGCTGCATCGCGGCCTGCCGACCCTTCCCCTGCGCATGCGCGCGCAGCAGGAGACGGCCGCGAAGATCGCCCGGCGCCTGCTCGAGCACGATGCGATCGCGGAGGTGTTCTACCCGGGACTGCACGGCGACCCGACGGGGCTGCTCGCCCGCCAGCAGCACGGCACCGGCGCGATGGTCTCACTCCGCCTGCGCGGCGGCTACGATGCCGCGGCGCGCGTCGCGGCATCCACGCGCCTGTTCACCCATGCCGTCTCGCTGGGCGGCGTGGACTCGCTGATCCAGCATCCGGCCGCCCTCACGCACCGCCCGGTCGCGCCCGAGGCCCGGCCCGACGCCGACATCCTGCGCCTGTCGATCGGTCTCGAACACGTCGACGATCTGTTCGACGACCTCAGGCAGGCTCTGGCGCTCACCCGCGACGGGAAGTCGACGGCGACCACGGTGCACTGA
- a CDS encoding Lrp/AsnC family transcriptional regulator, which yields MAEQQSTASALDELDLRILAAVVRAPGRSNKALAEELGVAESTCAYRIRSLRVRGVLAGVRVLVDPASLGLPLQAVIRVRLGRHTREGVGQLFDAIVATPGVIEAFHVAGEDDFLVHVAVEDAAALRDIVLQHITVHEAVLTTETHPVFERREGVGPLARVTGRRSGPRASDTR from the coding sequence TTGGCTGAACAGCAAAGCACGGCATCCGCCCTCGATGAGCTCGACCTGCGGATTCTCGCGGCCGTGGTCCGCGCGCCCGGCCGGTCCAACAAAGCGCTCGCCGAAGAACTCGGCGTCGCGGAGTCGACCTGCGCATACCGCATTCGCTCCCTCCGCGTTCGCGGGGTGCTGGCCGGCGTCCGCGTCCTCGTCGACCCGGCATCCCTCGGTCTTCCGCTGCAAGCTGTCATCCGCGTGCGTCTCGGTCGACACACTCGCGAGGGGGTCGGGCAGCTGTTCGACGCGATCGTGGCGACGCCCGGCGTGATCGAGGCCTTTCACGTGGCAGGCGAGGACGACTTCCTCGTGCATGTGGCCGTGGAGGATGCCGCGGCGCTGCGCGACATCGTCCTCCAGCACATCACGGTGCACGAGGCGGTACTCACCACCGAAACCCACCCCGTCTTCGAGCGGCGCGAGGGAGTGGGGCCGCTCGCCCGCGTCACCGGGAGGCGCTCGGGTCCCAGAGCGAGTGATACGCGTTGA
- a CDS encoding GntR family transcriptional regulator — protein MPLAAVPVPRALLRDDVHARLQEAIVDGSLAPGEQLRDAELAERLGVSRTPVREALLELAQAGLVQATPGRSTVVAPIDPGALRDAQAVVGALHALAVRTATPRMTTRDLDAMRAANAAFRAALSAGDLDGALEADARFHRVALDLCANAAVTAVIARYEPVLRRVERLRFASHEGAASADRHDRLIALCAAGAADDAARLAESAWHSLTISPAPTEQDPS, from the coding sequence GTGCCACTCGCTGCCGTCCCCGTGCCCCGCGCACTTCTTCGCGACGACGTGCACGCGCGCCTGCAGGAGGCGATCGTCGACGGCAGCCTCGCCCCCGGTGAGCAACTGCGCGACGCAGAACTGGCCGAGCGACTCGGCGTCAGTCGCACGCCCGTGCGAGAGGCGCTGCTCGAACTCGCTCAGGCCGGGCTCGTGCAGGCGACACCCGGGCGCTCCACCGTCGTCGCCCCGATCGACCCCGGCGCCCTCCGCGACGCGCAGGCCGTCGTTGGCGCCCTGCATGCCCTTGCCGTCCGCACGGCGACACCGCGCATGACGACGCGCGACCTCGATGCGATGCGCGCGGCGAACGCGGCGTTTCGTGCCGCGCTGAGCGCCGGCGACCTCGACGGCGCCCTCGAGGCGGATGCGCGCTTTCACCGCGTCGCCCTCGACCTGTGCGCGAACGCTGCCGTCACCGCCGTCATCGCCCGCTACGAACCCGTTTTGCGTCGCGTCGAGCGCCTGCGGTTCGCCTCCCACGAAGGCGCGGCCTCCGCCGACCGCCACGACCGCCTGATCGCGCTGTGCGCGGCCGGCGCCGCCGACGACGCCGCACGCCTCGCCGAGAGCGCCTGGCACTCCCTCACCATCTCCCCCGCCCCCACTGAACAGGATCCCTCATGA
- a CDS encoding RNB domain-containing ribonuclease, with amino-acid sequence MPHRRSRFVARSLRGELAASLSALRHQLALPDGYPRDALAEAMAAAARVSTDPTATGLADLRDVAFLTVDPAGSTDLDQALHLERTSTGAVLHYAIADVPAFVAPDGALDAETRRRGQTLYAPDGRIPLHPAVISEDHASLLPGVDRRAYVWRFVLDEGARPTETTITRAIVRSRRQWSYSEAQAAIDAGTAPATLAALPWFGAARAERERERGGASLNLPETRIVTAAEDDAYGLERADGVALEDWNADVSLLTGMAAAQIMIDGRVGILRTMPPAASTDVEEFRSQTVALGLPWTTDVAYGDYLRSLDRSPAALAVREYAAGLFRGAGYATFDGELPEQRSQAAIGAPYAHTTAPLRRVVDRWSLVICHALVNGEEVPGWARASLPILPAIMARSSSIAAQLSSGAIDRVEAALLAGHVGDEFDALVLSRRGDEARIQLMQPAVEARVARVAAAPGTLVRLRLDAASVDEGTVRFSVV; translated from the coding sequence GTGCCGCACCGCCGCTCCCGCTTCGTCGCTCGATCTCTGCGCGGTGAACTGGCCGCGTCGCTGTCTGCGCTGCGACATCAGCTCGCTCTGCCGGACGGATACCCCCGTGACGCACTTGCCGAGGCGATGGCCGCCGCGGCACGCGTCTCGACGGATCCGACCGCGACCGGCCTCGCCGATCTCCGCGATGTCGCCTTCCTCACGGTCGACCCGGCCGGATCGACCGACCTCGACCAGGCGCTGCACCTGGAGCGCACCTCGACGGGCGCCGTCCTGCACTACGCGATCGCGGACGTTCCGGCATTCGTGGCACCCGACGGCGCGCTGGATGCCGAGACCCGCCGTCGCGGGCAGACGCTGTACGCGCCGGACGGACGGATCCCCCTGCACCCGGCGGTGATCAGCGAGGACCACGCGTCCCTGCTGCCGGGCGTGGACCGACGCGCGTACGTGTGGCGGTTCGTGCTGGACGAGGGCGCCCGCCCGACGGAGACGACCATCACCCGCGCGATCGTGCGGTCGCGGCGCCAATGGTCCTACTCCGAGGCGCAGGCGGCGATCGACGCCGGCACTGCCCCCGCCACCCTCGCCGCGCTGCCATGGTTCGGCGCCGCCCGGGCCGAACGGGAGCGCGAGCGCGGGGGCGCGAGCCTGAACCTGCCGGAGACGCGTATCGTCACGGCGGCGGAGGACGACGCCTACGGTCTCGAGCGCGCCGACGGTGTGGCGTTGGAGGATTGGAACGCCGATGTCTCGTTGCTCACCGGCATGGCGGCGGCGCAGATCATGATCGACGGTCGCGTCGGCATCCTGCGGACCATGCCTCCGGCCGCGTCGACCGACGTGGAGGAGTTCCGGTCACAGACGGTGGCTTTGGGACTGCCGTGGACCACCGACGTCGCCTACGGCGACTATCTGCGCAGCCTCGACCGTTCGCCCGCCGCTCTCGCTGTTCGCGAATACGCGGCGGGCCTGTTCCGCGGAGCGGGCTACGCGACCTTCGACGGCGAGCTGCCTGAACAGCGATCGCAGGCTGCGATCGGCGCCCCGTACGCTCACACGACTGCTCCCCTGCGACGCGTGGTCGACAGATGGTCGCTGGTGATCTGCCATGCTCTCGTGAACGGTGAAGAGGTTCCCGGGTGGGCGCGCGCATCACTTCCCATCCTCCCCGCGATCATGGCGCGCAGTTCGTCGATCGCCGCCCAGCTCAGCTCCGGGGCGATCGATCGCGTCGAGGCGGCGCTGCTGGCCGGACACGTCGGGGACGAGTTCGACGCACTCGTGCTCAGCAGACGCGGGGACGAGGCACGCATCCAGCTCATGCAACCGGCCGTCGAGGCGCGCGTGGCGCGCGTGGCGGCTGCGCCCGGCACCCTCGTACGTCTGCGGCTGGATGCGGCGTCCGTTGACGAGGGAACCGTCCGGTTCAGCGTCGTCTGA
- a CDS encoding proline--tRNA ligase: MVTRLSNFFLRTLREDPSDAEVTSHRLLVRAGYIRRQAPGIFAWLPLGLRVKSRIENIIREEMAAAGAQEVHFPALMPRDPYEATGRWEEYGDGIFRLKDRKGADYLLAPTHEEAFTLLVKDLYGSYKDLPLTIYQIQDKYRDEARPRAGLLRGREFTMKDAYSFDYTDAGLDTSYMAQRDAYERIFQRLGLEYVIVQADAGAMGGSRSEEFLHPTAIGEDTFVRSAGGYAANVEAFETLAPEPIAFDGFGEPVIFDSPNTPTIETLVAHTNAVLDGEYTAADTLKNVVLALTHLDGSRELVVVGLPGDRDVDEKRVEVAFAPAEVEPATPEDFEKHPLLVKGYIGPWSPQGAILGEESATGIRYVLDPRVVDGTRWITGANIDQKHVHSLVAGRDFAADGYVEVATVRPGDPAPDGSGPVELARGMEIGHVFQLGRKYAEALGLKVLDENGKLVTVTMGSYGIGVTRILAIIAELNNDDKGLIWPAAVAPFDVQVVATGRDAAAFELAEKLSADLDAVGLDVLYDDRPKVSPGVKFGDAELVGVPQIVIAGRGAAEGEVELWDRRSGERTLVSAAEAVTRLAAR; the protein is encoded by the coding sequence GTGGTCACCCGTCTGTCGAACTTCTTCCTCCGCACGCTTCGCGAAGACCCTTCGGATGCCGAGGTCACGAGCCATCGCCTGCTCGTGCGCGCCGGCTACATCCGCCGCCAGGCACCGGGAATCTTCGCGTGGCTGCCGCTGGGGCTGCGGGTCAAGTCGCGGATCGAGAACATCATCCGCGAGGAGATGGCGGCCGCCGGCGCACAGGAAGTGCACTTCCCGGCACTGATGCCGCGCGACCCCTATGAGGCGACCGGACGCTGGGAGGAGTACGGCGACGGCATCTTCCGTCTGAAGGACCGCAAGGGCGCCGATTACCTGCTCGCCCCGACGCACGAAGAGGCGTTCACGCTGCTGGTCAAGGACCTGTACGGCTCGTACAAGGATCTGCCCCTGACGATCTACCAGATTCAGGACAAGTACCGCGACGAGGCACGTCCGCGCGCGGGACTCCTGCGCGGCCGCGAGTTCACGATGAAGGACGCGTACTCCTTCGACTACACCGACGCCGGGCTCGACACCAGCTACATGGCGCAGCGCGACGCCTACGAGCGCATCTTCCAGCGGCTGGGGCTGGAGTACGTCATCGTCCAGGCGGATGCCGGGGCGATGGGCGGCTCGCGCAGCGAGGAGTTCCTGCACCCGACGGCGATCGGCGAGGACACGTTCGTGCGTTCGGCCGGCGGCTACGCGGCCAACGTGGAGGCGTTCGAGACCCTGGCGCCCGAGCCCATCGCGTTCGACGGGTTCGGCGAGCCGGTGATCTTCGACTCCCCGAACACGCCCACGATCGAGACGCTCGTGGCGCACACCAACGCCGTGCTCGACGGCGAGTACACCGCCGCCGACACCCTCAAGAACGTCGTCCTCGCGCTCACACACCTCGACGGCAGCCGCGAGCTCGTCGTCGTCGGTCTCCCCGGCGATCGCGACGTCGACGAGAAGCGCGTCGAGGTGGCGTTCGCGCCCGCCGAGGTCGAGCCCGCCACGCCCGAGGACTTCGAGAAGCACCCGCTGCTGGTCAAGGGGTACATCGGGCCGTGGTCTCCCCAGGGCGCGATCCTGGGCGAGGAGTCAGCCACCGGCATCCGCTACGTCCTCGACCCCCGCGTCGTGGACGGCACGCGCTGGATCACCGGTGCGAACATCGATCAGAAGCACGTGCACTCGCTCGTCGCCGGACGCGACTTCGCCGCCGACGGCTACGTCGAGGTCGCAACGGTGCGGCCGGGCGATCCGGCGCCCGATGGTTCGGGACCTGTCGAGCTTGCGCGCGGCATGGAGATCGGTCACGTCTTCCAGCTGGGGCGCAAGTACGCCGAGGCGCTGGGGCTGAAGGTGCTCGACGAGAACGGCAAGCTCGTCACCGTCACGATGGGCTCCTACGGCATCGGCGTCACGCGGATCCTCGCGATCATCGCCGAGCTGAACAACGACGACAAGGGCCTCATCTGGCCCGCAGCCGTCGCGCCGTTCGACGTGCAGGTCGTGGCGACGGGGCGGGATGCCGCGGCCTTCGAACTCGCCGAGAAGCTGTCGGCGGATCTCGATGCGGTCGGTCTCGACGTGCTCTACGACGATCGACCGAAGGTCTCGCCCGGCGTCAAGTTCGGCGACGCCGAGCTCGTGGGAGTGCCGCAGATCGTGATCGCCGGCCGGGGCGCCGCCGAGGGTGAGGTGGAGCTCTGGGATCGTCGCTCCGGCGAACGCACGCTCGTCTCGGCCGCCGAGGCCGTCACCCGCCTCGCCGCGCGCTGA
- a CDS encoding HNH endonuclease signature motif containing protein produces the protein MNIDTDLEPDPGFWADIVAIESSLPPRDPVAQVTDIAAVVAVHTAEQYACVAAARSDAMAAAAPHACTDDMIDRSLRLELAAALRITEYAAGDLMARATALVERYPAAWDALHGARITDQHARFLVDVLDSVDPAIGSRLIDDAVSLAERLPAGTFRRRLRDLATAATAEALADKHARAVDERRVSVAPAGDGMSLLTAYLPSVEAHAIFDRLTRMGKAIAGHRTGRGGADAALATPGAAPADEVPPDERTLDQVRADILGDLLIDGRCDGHAPAVAGIRPTVVVTVPVLSLLDDSRAASEPATVEGVGPVPIDQARRLSGGATSWLRVLTHPETGAVLSVGRHRYDPPPELRRLVRWRAERCMAPGCVMPASRCDIDHTVAWFDGGNTSADNLAPLCAGHHTVKHHGGWTVVQLPDSGGVVEWTSPYGRRYLVEPERRMPVFRAAEPSERAAPSDDRAAPF, from the coding sequence ATGAACATCGACACCGACCTCGAGCCGGACCCCGGCTTCTGGGCGGACATCGTGGCGATCGAGTCGTCACTGCCGCCGCGCGATCCCGTCGCGCAGGTCACCGATATCGCCGCGGTGGTCGCCGTCCACACGGCGGAGCAGTACGCCTGCGTCGCCGCCGCGCGAAGCGATGCGATGGCCGCCGCGGCACCGCACGCGTGCACCGACGACATGATCGACCGGTCGCTGCGACTCGAGCTGGCGGCGGCGCTTCGGATCACCGAGTACGCGGCCGGCGATCTGATGGCCCGCGCGACGGCGTTGGTCGAGCGCTACCCGGCGGCATGGGATGCACTTCACGGGGCACGCATCACCGACCAGCACGCACGTTTCCTCGTGGACGTGCTCGACAGCGTCGATCCCGCGATCGGGTCGCGGCTGATCGATGACGCGGTGTCGCTGGCCGAACGCCTCCCCGCGGGAACCTTCCGCCGCCGGCTGCGCGATCTGGCCACCGCGGCGACCGCAGAGGCCCTTGCCGACAAGCATGCGCGCGCCGTCGACGAGCGGCGGGTGTCCGTCGCCCCCGCGGGCGACGGCATGTCCCTCCTGACCGCGTATCTGCCGAGCGTCGAGGCCCACGCCATCTTCGACCGCCTCACCCGCATGGGAAAGGCCATCGCGGGCCATCGAACCGGTCGTGGCGGGGCGGATGCCGCGCTGGCGACCCCCGGCGCCGCGCCCGCAGACGAGGTTCCGCCCGACGAGCGAACGCTCGACCAGGTACGCGCGGACATTCTGGGCGATCTGCTCATCGACGGTCGCTGCGACGGCCACGCTCCGGCTGTGGCGGGCATCCGTCCGACAGTCGTCGTGACAGTGCCGGTGCTGTCGCTGCTCGACGATTCCCGCGCGGCGTCCGAGCCGGCCACCGTCGAAGGTGTGGGTCCCGTTCCGATCGACCAGGCACGACGACTCAGCGGCGGCGCCACGAGCTGGCTGCGCGTTCTGACCCACCCCGAGACGGGCGCGGTTCTGTCGGTCGGGCGCCACCGCTACGACCCGCCGCCTGAGTTGCGTCGGCTCGTCAGGTGGCGGGCGGAACGGTGCATGGCTCCGGGCTGCGTCATGCCCGCCTCGCGATGCGACATCGACCACACCGTGGCCTGGTTCGACGGCGGGAACACCTCCGCCGACAATCTCGCACCCCTGTGCGCCGGGCACCACACGGTGAAGCATCACGGCGGCTGGACGGTGGTGCAGCTCCCCGACAGCGGCGGTGTCGTGGAGTGGACGTCGCCGTACGGCCGGCGCTATCTCGTGGAGCCGGAACGACGCATGCCGGTGTTCCGAGCGGCGGAACCCTCAGAGCGCGCAGCGCCGTCGGACGACCGCGCGGCACCGTTCTGA